One window of the Salvia splendens isolate huo1 chromosome 1, SspV2, whole genome shotgun sequence genome contains the following:
- the LOC121745899 gene encoding alanine--glyoxylate aminotransferase 2 homolog 2, mitochondrial-like isoform X1 — protein MKRLQHPIVLYLNPAIADFTEALASKFPGDLKVVFFMNSGTEAKELALMMAQLYSGCHDVVSIRNDYHGNAAGTMVATAQGSYKFNVVQTGVHHALNPNQYRGIFGLDGLKYARDVDDIVTYGTSGRVGAFIAEAIQGVGGVMELAPGYLPAVYDTIRKAGGLYISDEVQSGFGCTGSHFWGFEAHGVVHDIVTLAKGIGNGMPLGAVVTTPEIAKVLTHRNYFNTFGGNPVRSAAGLAVLKVIEKEHLQQNALTVGPYLKDRLVSLKNKYEITRDVRERGLMLVIELVTNRQLKTPAKDETIYILELMKDLGVVIGKG, from the exons ATGAAGCGCCTCCAGCATCCCATTGTTCTCTATCTCAATCCTGCTATCGCTGATTTTACCGAGGCGCTCGCTTCCAAGTTTCCCGGCGATCTCAAG GTTGTTTTCTTCATGAATTCGGGGACGGAGGCGAAAGAGCTGGCCTTGATGATGGCGCAATTGTACAGTGGCTGCCACGATGTGGTTTCGATTAGGAACGACTATCATGGTAATGCTGCCGGCACAATGGTTGCCACTGCTCAAGGAAGCTACAAATTCAATGTTGTGCAG ACTGGAGTGCATCATGCACTGAATCCAAACCAGTACAGAGGAATCTTTGGGTTGGACGGGTTGAAGTATGCAAGAGATGTGGATGATATAGTCACTTACGGAACGTCTGGTCGTGTTGGTGCCTTCATTGCTGAAGCCATCCAG GGTGTTGGTGGGGTCATGGAGTTGGCTCCGGGATATCTTCCTGCTGTCTACGACACCATAAGAAAGGCAGGTGGCCTTTACATATCTGATGAGGTCCAATCGGGCTTTGGTTGTACGGGGAGCCATTTTTGGGGCTTTGAAGCCCATGGGGTTGTGCATGATATAGTAACCTTGGCCAAG GGCATTGGGAATGGAATGCCACTCGGTGCAGTGGTGACCACGCCCGAGATTGCAAAGGTCTTGACTCATCGGAACTATTTCAACACGTTTGGTGGCAATCCGGTCCGCAGCGCTGCCGGTCTTGCAGTGCTTAAAGTGATAGAGAAGGAACATCTTCAGCAGAATGCTCTCACTGTCGGGCCGTACCTCAAGGATCGCCTCGTTTCCTTGAAGAACAAATACGAGATCACCAGGGATGTCAGGGAAAGAGGGTTGATGCTTGTAATAGAGCTTGTCACGAACCGGCAGCTGAAAACCCCTGCCAAGGATGAGACTATTTATATACTGGAACTAATGAAAG ATTTGGGAGTGGTGATTGGGAAAGGGTAG
- the LOC121745899 gene encoding alanine--glyoxylate aminotransferase 2 homolog 2, mitochondrial-like isoform X2 encodes MKRLQHPIVLYLNPAIADFTEALASKFPGDLKVVFFMNSGTEAKELALMMAQLYSGCHDVVSIRNDYHGNAAGTMVATAQGSYKFNVVQTGVHHALNPNQYRGIFGLDGLKYARDVDDIVTYGTSGRVGAFIAEAIQLAPGYLPAVYDTIRKAGGLYISDEVQSGFGCTGSHFWGFEAHGVVHDIVTLAKGIGNGMPLGAVVTTPEIAKVLTHRNYFNTFGGNPVRSAAGLAVLKVIEKEHLQQNALTVGPYLKDRLVSLKNKYEITRDVRERGLMLVIELVTNRQLKTPAKDETIYILELMKDLGVVIGKG; translated from the exons ATGAAGCGCCTCCAGCATCCCATTGTTCTCTATCTCAATCCTGCTATCGCTGATTTTACCGAGGCGCTCGCTTCCAAGTTTCCCGGCGATCTCAAG GTTGTTTTCTTCATGAATTCGGGGACGGAGGCGAAAGAGCTGGCCTTGATGATGGCGCAATTGTACAGTGGCTGCCACGATGTGGTTTCGATTAGGAACGACTATCATGGTAATGCTGCCGGCACAATGGTTGCCACTGCTCAAGGAAGCTACAAATTCAATGTTGTGCAG ACTGGAGTGCATCATGCACTGAATCCAAACCAGTACAGAGGAATCTTTGGGTTGGACGGGTTGAAGTATGCAAGAGATGTGGATGATATAGTCACTTACGGAACGTCTGGTCGTGTTGGTGCCTTCATTGCTGAAGCCATCCAG TTGGCTCCGGGATATCTTCCTGCTGTCTACGACACCATAAGAAAGGCAGGTGGCCTTTACATATCTGATGAGGTCCAATCGGGCTTTGGTTGTACGGGGAGCCATTTTTGGGGCTTTGAAGCCCATGGGGTTGTGCATGATATAGTAACCTTGGCCAAG GGCATTGGGAATGGAATGCCACTCGGTGCAGTGGTGACCACGCCCGAGATTGCAAAGGTCTTGACTCATCGGAACTATTTCAACACGTTTGGTGGCAATCCGGTCCGCAGCGCTGCCGGTCTTGCAGTGCTTAAAGTGATAGAGAAGGAACATCTTCAGCAGAATGCTCTCACTGTCGGGCCGTACCTCAAGGATCGCCTCGTTTCCTTGAAGAACAAATACGAGATCACCAGGGATGTCAGGGAAAGAGGGTTGATGCTTGTAATAGAGCTTGTCACGAACCGGCAGCTGAAAACCCCTGCCAAGGATGAGACTATTTATATACTGGAACTAATGAAAG ATTTGGGAGTGGTGATTGGGAAAGGGTAG